The following coding sequences lie in one Alicyclobacillus curvatus genomic window:
- the mraY gene encoding phospho-N-acetylmuramoyl-pentapeptide-transferase, giving the protein MTSLYPALYAFLLTLAFIPIQTRLAKAYGVVQPIRKELPADQQKKRGTPLMGGLIFLIGALISAVLHQSFVSIFLSVFFLLFALIGFLDDFKKAFTKSPDGISAKTKLILQTIVTAGALYYLLYHMSVDPVLQITKGIQFAIPTVVFVVAVGLIVIGSTNAINFTDGLDGLLSVCAIPTYFFFFVISPSEAIKGFSLVMIACLLAFLFYNRFPAKIIMGDTGSMAIGGTLALLAVINHVLILLPILFLVYFAEILSVVIQVSYYKRTGKRVFRMSPIHYHFSLKYGWNENTIVTVFGAVSWICSLACIGYYFLLMR; this is encoded by the coding sequence TTGACGTCATTGTATCCTGCTTTGTACGCATTTTTGCTTACACTTGCATTCATCCCAATACAGACTCGACTTGCCAAGGCGTACGGTGTAGTCCAGCCGATTCGTAAGGAACTTCCAGCGGACCAGCAAAAGAAACGTGGTACGCCACTGATGGGTGGGCTGATTTTCCTCATCGGTGCTCTCATCTCAGCAGTCCTTCACCAATCGTTTGTTTCAATTTTTCTTTCGGTGTTTTTCCTGTTATTCGCATTGATTGGGTTTTTGGACGACTTTAAGAAGGCTTTCACCAAGTCACCCGATGGTATTTCAGCGAAAACAAAACTAATTCTGCAAACGATTGTCACCGCCGGAGCACTGTACTACTTGCTGTATCACATGTCTGTTGATCCGGTTCTACAAATCACCAAAGGTATTCAATTTGCGATTCCCACAGTTGTGTTTGTTGTGGCGGTAGGTCTTATCGTCATCGGATCGACAAATGCAATTAACTTTACTGACGGACTTGACGGCTTGCTGTCCGTGTGTGCCATCCCAACGTACTTTTTTTTCTTCGTGATATCGCCGTCCGAGGCCATTAAGGGATTTTCTCTCGTGATGATTGCCTGCTTGCTGGCATTCTTATTCTACAACCGGTTCCCAGCCAAGATCATTATGGGCGATACAGGGTCCATGGCGATTGGGGGGACGTTGGCGCTGCTTGCTGTCATCAATCATGTCCTCATCCTGCTGCCAATTTTATTCTTGGTATACTTTGCAGAAATACTATCCGTCGTGATTCAAGTCTCGTATTATAAACGCACAGGTAAACGCGTTTTTCGAATGTCTCCAATTCACTATCATTTTAGTCTGAAATATGGCTGGAACGAGAACACAATCGTGACGGTGTTTGGAGCTGTGTCATGGATCTGCTCATTGGCATGCATCGGATACTACTTCCTGTTGATGCGATGA
- a CDS encoding MFS transporter: MPDENPFSWRFVAPLYMGSTLNPINSSMLATALVPIALFMHVSVAQTTILVTVLYLASSIAQPTAGKLSAEFGPRRVFLAGIFTVFVGGLFGGFGQNLTLLILSRILIGIGTSTAYPSAMLLIRRRAESAGMAQPPGSVLGALQIAAVVTGAVGLPIGGVLVDAWGWRTTFLINIPFALVAFVMATQWIPKDGPILGVKTVRDILSRIDVIGIVLFASTVTTLMVFLFTLPRPNWIVFGLAVVFGVLLAWWELRAKHPFIDVRMLASNLALTRTYARFAAMTLCIYTVLYGVTEWISAARGTSALEAGLLILPMSALSALVVGPVSKRNLVRGPLIVAASSSIVASIGVLFLTTSTSIVWILCITVLFGVTMGTMASSNQTALYMQVTSDQIGIASGLMRTFGYVGSIASSALIAVVFRAKVSDRGMHQIAAIMIGVSVIALIMTLVDRRLKVTNVTM, encoded by the coding sequence ATGCCAGATGAGAATCCATTCTCCTGGAGGTTTGTGGCACCATTGTATATGGGGTCCACACTCAATCCTATCAATAGCTCAATGCTGGCCACGGCGCTCGTGCCGATTGCCCTATTTATGCACGTGTCTGTGGCTCAAACCACAATCCTCGTGACCGTTCTCTATCTAGCAAGTTCCATTGCTCAACCCACCGCAGGGAAATTGTCCGCAGAATTTGGACCACGTCGAGTATTTTTGGCTGGCATTTTCACGGTATTTGTGGGTGGTTTGTTCGGTGGCTTTGGACAGAACTTGACCTTGCTAATCCTATCCCGAATTCTCATCGGCATCGGTACCTCAACCGCGTATCCATCCGCGATGCTCCTGATTCGCCGCCGCGCTGAATCGGCTGGGATGGCGCAGCCACCTGGTAGTGTGCTCGGAGCGCTTCAGATTGCGGCGGTAGTTACCGGGGCTGTGGGACTGCCGATTGGCGGTGTGCTCGTGGACGCCTGGGGATGGAGAACAACTTTTTTGATTAATATTCCCTTTGCACTTGTAGCGTTTGTCATGGCAACACAATGGATTCCAAAAGATGGTCCCATCTTGGGAGTCAAGACCGTACGGGACATCCTTTCACGTATTGATGTGATAGGTATCGTTTTGTTCGCTTCTACAGTGACCACACTCATGGTGTTCCTGTTTACATTGCCTCGACCAAACTGGATTGTGTTCGGGCTAGCAGTGGTGTTTGGTGTTTTGCTCGCATGGTGGGAACTACGAGCCAAACATCCTTTCATCGATGTACGGATGCTGGCATCGAACCTTGCACTCACGCGCACCTATGCTCGGTTTGCGGCGATGACTTTGTGTATCTATACCGTGCTTTATGGTGTGACCGAGTGGATCAGCGCAGCACGTGGAACATCCGCCCTCGAAGCAGGACTTCTCATACTTCCAATGAGTGCTCTATCGGCATTGGTTGTAGGTCCCGTTTCGAAACGGAACCTGGTGCGAGGACCATTGATTGTTGCTGCGTCGTCGTCCATTGTTGCGTCTATCGGCGTGCTTTTTCTGACCACGAGCACCTCAATTGTGTGGATTTTATGCATCACGGTACTATTTGGCGTGACGATGGGTACGATGGCGAGCAGCAATCAAACAGCCTTGTACATGCAGGTTACTTCAGACCAGATTGGCATAGCTTCGGGTCTCATGCGTACTTTCGGATATGTGGGTTCTATTGCGTCTTCGGCGCTCATCGCGGTTGTCTTCCGCGCAAAGGTTTCGGATAGGGGGATGCATCAAATTGCCGCAATCATGATTGGTGTGAGCGTCATTGCACTGATAATGACCCTTGTGGACCGCAGACTCAAGGTCACCAATGTAACAATGTAA
- a CDS encoding winged helix-turn-helix transcriptional regulator gives MMSSDFSNANDSPGFLLWQVTATWQKNIRQALEPFELTHPQFVLLYSCYWLNLQVDRAGVTQVHLARHTKVDVNVTSQVLRTLQKRGLIDRKPHPTDTRANLIVVTQDGISLATRAVRAVEDVDRTFFSVLTDAERHEMVGFMLQLLTP, from the coding sequence ATGATGAGTTCAGATTTCAGTAACGCAAACGATAGTCCGGGCTTTTTACTGTGGCAGGTAACCGCGACATGGCAAAAAAATATTCGTCAAGCGCTGGAACCGTTCGAATTGACGCATCCGCAATTTGTACTGCTATATTCCTGTTATTGGTTGAATCTACAGGTGGATCGGGCTGGGGTGACGCAGGTTCATTTAGCTAGGCACACGAAGGTTGACGTGAATGTTACCTCCCAGGTGTTGAGAACATTGCAAAAGCGGGGCCTTATCGACCGTAAACCCCATCCAACGGATACCAGGGCCAACCTTATTGTCGTGACCCAGGATGGAATTAGTTTGGCTACCCGCGCCGTCCGCGCCGTAGAAGATGTAGACCGTACTTTTTTTTCCGTTTTAACCGACGCAGAAAGGCACGAAATGGTTGGCTTCATGTTGCAATTGTTGACTCCCTGA
- a CDS encoding SRPBCC family protein: MLMFEHTITTKAKLETIWNLYSDITSWMTWDEGIEYASLDGPFVTGTRGILQPKGQDRLSFQLTEVQPMFGFLDVTDIPDAGIEIRFSHRLQKTLDGTSLTHTVAITGPNAEIFGEEFIAELSQGIPRTMERIAAMAMETEREHAS; this comes from the coding sequence ATGTTGATGTTCGAACACACCATAACTACGAAAGCAAAGCTGGAGACGATTTGGAACCTGTATAGTGACATCACGTCTTGGATGACGTGGGACGAAGGGATTGAGTACGCGTCGTTAGACGGTCCGTTTGTCACGGGTACACGCGGAATTCTGCAACCGAAGGGGCAGGATAGGTTGTCTTTTCAACTCACGGAGGTCCAGCCGATGTTTGGTTTTTTGGATGTCACGGATATCCCGGACGCAGGAATTGAGATTCGCTTCTCTCATCGATTGCAGAAGACACTCGACGGAACGAGCCTGACGCATACCGTCGCAATCACAGGACCAAACGCAGAGATTTTCGGGGAGGAGTTTATTGCTGAACTGTCGCAAGGCATTCCTCGAACTATGGAACGGATCGCGGCAATGGCCATGGAAACGGAACGTGAACATGCAAGCTGA
- a CDS encoding transposase has product MNGVKYKNFEQASFEDIMVYSVIPPHPFWDAVANYIDFSFADKLCAPLYSPIGQHPYAPSLKLKIHLVQRYYNISDREMELKIVGDIFIKRFLGVPISLAKFDHSTIALDRSRLGADIFHACHVNILAQALNLGMWGQDDDRWLVDAFHTHANVATPSVYELIQQAAQKLVRYLKRHNPARYEKLKENMDVGAFFRKLKREVQGSERNLAFSNLCVLAFSLVAWLERADTDDMDTQWKNDNEQETAKQQREVLLRILRENVTPKLPDENQSPSSENVEPQKEDIQYVEQDKNNKPSDRVVSAHDPEVRVGHKSKKLAFIGDKTQVVESANSHLVLNAEPIPGNEVDGIALESVVKAVVDEFDKRPKEVVADSAYGNAENRDKLSKELHILLTAPLPKFTNPSGKAFRAEDFTYIPERDVVVCPGGYTSVRKNHIKQSKGTQHGFAEEDCTACPLRAQCTDHAKGRTVFVSDYWELIQEAKKYNASQEGQEALRARYEIERTNNEMKRHHGLGKPRTRGRSKLRIDVKITSMVVNVKVMVKELLNRGKPLEAPVCL; this is encoded by the coding sequence ATGAACGGGGTAAAGTACAAGAACTTTGAGCAAGCCTCCTTCGAGGACATCATGGTGTATTCAGTCATACCACCTCATCCATTCTGGGATGCAGTGGCGAATTACATTGATTTCTCGTTTGCGGATAAGCTCTGTGCCCCCTTGTACTCACCCATCGGCCAACACCCGTATGCTCCGTCCTTGAAACTTAAAATCCATCTCGTACAGCGGTACTACAACATTTCCGACCGTGAGATGGAGCTAAAGATCGTCGGTGATATCTTCATTAAGCGATTTTTAGGTGTACCGATCTCACTCGCAAAGTTTGACCACAGCACAATTGCGCTGGACAGGAGTCGGCTTGGCGCGGATATATTCCATGCCTGTCACGTGAATATCCTCGCTCAGGCACTGAACCTCGGCATGTGGGGACAAGATGATGACCGCTGGTTGGTAGATGCGTTCCACACGCATGCCAATGTTGCTACGCCAAGTGTATATGAGCTCATTCAACAAGCGGCTCAAAAGCTTGTGCGTTACTTGAAGCGTCATAACCCAGCGCGTTACGAAAAATTGAAGGAGAACATGGATGTGGGGGCATTCTTTCGCAAACTCAAGCGTGAGGTGCAGGGCAGCGAAAGAAATCTCGCCTTCAGCAATCTATGTGTTTTGGCGTTCAGTTTAGTGGCATGGCTGGAACGTGCGGACACCGACGACATGGATACCCAGTGGAAAAACGACAATGAGCAGGAAACAGCCAAGCAACAACGCGAGGTGCTCCTGCGTATTTTACGTGAGAACGTTACTCCGAAGCTCCCTGACGAAAACCAGTCTCCTTCATCTGAGAATGTGGAACCACAGAAAGAGGATATTCAGTACGTTGAACAGGACAAAAATAACAAGCCCTCCGACCGTGTAGTGAGTGCACATGACCCAGAAGTACGTGTTGGGCACAAGTCCAAAAAGCTGGCGTTTATTGGCGATAAGACACAAGTCGTGGAGTCGGCCAACTCTCACCTAGTCCTCAATGCGGAGCCTATCCCTGGTAATGAAGTAGATGGAATTGCACTGGAGTCGGTTGTAAAGGCTGTGGTGGATGAGTTCGACAAGCGTCCCAAGGAAGTAGTGGCAGACTCAGCTTACGGAAATGCTGAGAATCGCGACAAGCTCTCCAAGGAACTACATATCCTTCTAACGGCACCGTTGCCCAAATTCACGAACCCGTCCGGAAAGGCATTTCGAGCTGAAGACTTCACATACATACCGGAACGTGACGTGGTCGTGTGTCCTGGTGGGTACACGTCAGTCCGAAAGAACCACATTAAGCAATCTAAGGGTACACAACATGGATTTGCTGAAGAGGATTGCACAGCATGCCCTTTACGTGCGCAGTGCACCGACCATGCAAAGGGACGTACTGTGTTCGTGAGTGACTACTGGGAACTGATTCAGGAGGCAAAGAAGTACAATGCGAGCCAGGAGGGTCAAGAGGCACTTCGAGCTCGATACGAAATTGAACGCACCAATAACGAAATGAAACGTCACCACGGACTCGGAAAGCCCCGAACCCGTGGTCGTAGCAAGTTGCGGATCGACGTTAAGATTACCTCTATGGTGGTCAATGTAAAGGTAATGGTGAAGGAGTTATTGAACCGAGGTAAGCCGTTAGAGGCCCCCGTCTGCCTCTAA
- a CDS encoding aromatic ring-hydroxylating dioxygenase subunit alpha — MIHDEVLRSEWIVACASTTVQETPVQVLILGERVVLFRTADGVHAFRDICIHRGAALSLGCVQNNRLVCPYHGWEYAPDGSCVKIPQLPAGRPIPTKARAARFHCIEAYGFVWVNLGHGEAPLFSLPEYDDSAFRHVVWGPSRVSAKPPRIIENFLDVGHLSFVHEGFLGVRTHAEIGEYRVAEGEDGVLRSGEIEVYQPDPDGSGQSRYVYYIYEILGPLSVRFIKRDPLTGSRMTILLSIRPDDEQTSTAYGLISFDYETGMTDEQITGFQDMIFAQDKPIVENQRPEELPLDLQQELSLKCDGVSIAYRRYLARRRVTFGTA; from the coding sequence ATGATTCATGATGAAGTTCTGCGCAGTGAGTGGATTGTTGCGTGTGCTTCGACGACCGTACAGGAAACTCCGGTACAGGTACTCATCCTTGGCGAGCGTGTGGTGCTGTTTCGAACCGCCGACGGCGTTCACGCGTTCAGAGACATTTGCATTCACAGAGGCGCGGCTCTATCGCTCGGTTGTGTCCAGAATAATCGCCTCGTTTGTCCCTATCACGGATGGGAGTACGCTCCTGACGGCTCCTGCGTCAAGATTCCGCAGCTCCCCGCTGGGCGACCGATTCCCACGAAGGCTAGAGCAGCTCGTTTCCACTGTATCGAGGCTTACGGCTTTGTATGGGTGAACTTGGGGCATGGAGAGGCCCCCCTCTTCTCGTTGCCTGAATACGACGACTCAGCGTTCCGTCACGTCGTGTGGGGGCCAAGTCGAGTCAGTGCCAAGCCGCCGCGCATCATTGAGAACTTTCTTGACGTCGGTCACCTGTCGTTTGTGCATGAAGGATTCCTCGGGGTTCGAACACATGCGGAAATTGGGGAATATCGTGTGGCGGAAGGTGAGGATGGGGTCCTGCGTTCGGGCGAGATTGAGGTCTACCAGCCCGACCCCGATGGCAGTGGCCAATCCCGCTACGTATACTACATCTATGAGATTCTGGGGCCACTGTCGGTACGGTTTATCAAGCGCGATCCGCTGACAGGTTCCAGGATGACGATACTTCTCTCTATCCGCCCGGATGATGAGCAAACATCCACGGCATACGGGTTAATCTCATTTGACTACGAGACGGGCATGACCGATGAGCAGATTACGGGTTTTCAAGACATGATTTTTGCACAGGACAAGCCCATTGTTGAGAATCAGCGGCCAGAGGAGTTGCCGCTCGATTTACAGCAGGAGCTGTCCCTGAAGTGTGATGGGGTAAGCATTGCGTACCGCAGATATCTGGCACGTCGGCGAGTGACCTTTGGGACAGCGTGA
- a CDS encoding zf-HC2 domain-containing protein has protein sequence MNEPCTQVRTLMPWLLNGSLKNEEIVMTLDHIRNCDACKRELVFLATTAKVASNTWTEAPTRAFLGRLWTRLEQQTQMQEMKEIQEMGEMSEPTDGQIPGASVKRGLFRTTVRTVGYMLTPLGFARDVVQLAYESILREFGQRIAGLTH, from the coding sequence TTGAATGAACCGTGCACTCAGGTGCGAACGCTGATGCCTTGGTTGTTGAACGGATCGCTAAAGAATGAAGAGATAGTCATGACGCTCGACCATATTAGAAACTGCGATGCCTGTAAGCGTGAACTGGTGTTCCTGGCAACCACCGCTAAGGTCGCGAGTAACACTTGGACCGAGGCACCAACCCGAGCCTTTCTCGGACGACTGTGGACGCGCCTGGAACAACAGACACAGATGCAAGAGATGAAAGAGATACAAGAGATGGGAGAAATGTCTGAGCCCACAGACGGTCAAATCCCTGGTGCCAGCGTGAAACGAGGGCTCTTCCGAACCACTGTGCGAACCGTCGGTTATATGCTCACACCACTTGGATTTGCCCGCGATGTCGTGCAATTAGCCTATGAATCCATACTTCGCGAGTTCGGACAGAGGATTGCCGGACTCACTCACTAG
- a CDS encoding TetR/AcrR family transcriptional regulator: protein MKNDEQPKPRTERRDAAENRQRILASAAKLFQQFGVPNVSMNQIAMEAEIGSGTLYRRYKNKSELCLDLIKDNIVLLFEDIDVYLKGHQMDSPRQRLKGVLSLFMGFREKKLELLTGVEEGALRASDFQFNLHEIVVQHIKEMQTDNHAEPNPVFKADMLLQAMRSESYLFQRDVRRYSSESFLEQICMTFFPEA from the coding sequence GTGAAAAATGACGAGCAACCAAAACCGAGAACAGAACGACGCGACGCGGCTGAAAATAGGCAACGAATCTTGGCTTCCGCAGCTAAGCTTTTTCAACAATTTGGGGTTCCGAACGTGAGCATGAACCAAATTGCGATGGAAGCAGAAATCGGATCGGGGACACTTTATCGCCGTTATAAGAACAAGAGTGAACTGTGCCTCGACTTAATCAAGGACAACATTGTTCTGTTGTTTGAGGATATTGACGTGTACTTGAAAGGACATCAGATGGACTCACCGCGTCAGCGGTTAAAAGGCGTACTTAGCCTATTTATGGGTTTTCGGGAGAAAAAGTTGGAATTACTAACAGGGGTCGAGGAGGGAGCACTCAGGGCTAGCGATTTTCAGTTCAATCTGCACGAAATCGTCGTACAACATATCAAGGAGATGCAAACAGACAATCATGCCGAACCGAACCCGGTGTTTAAGGCGGATATGTTATTGCAGGCAATGCGAAGCGAGTCATATCTGTTTCAGAGAGATGTTCGCCGATATTCATCCGAGTCGTTTCTAGAACAGATTTGCATGACCTTTTTTCCGGAGGCATAA
- a CDS encoding NADPH:quinone reductase, which translates to MQAIQMSTFGEADVLRLVDLPVPEPGPNEVRVRLHAAGVNPAETYIRSGTYAFFKPDLPYTPGFDGAGIVDKVGDGVSRLRSGDRVFVAALLAQRNTGTYAEMVVCDADSVHPLPASMSFSQGAAIGVPGLTAYRALFQRGRLQPGESVFVHGASGGVGLLTVQLARAYGAYVIGSAGSDAGLETVRQVGAHEALNHSDDRYLDKIPVLTDGHGVDVVIEMLANVNLEEDVKILAKYGRVVIVGSRGSIEFTPRLAMMKEADVLGTALWNAHHSEYTASVYALAAALETGILKPVVGKEYPLSEAVQAHIDIIHRQGAQGKIILRSE; encoded by the coding sequence ATGCAAGCGATACAGATGTCTACTTTCGGTGAAGCTGACGTTTTACGTCTCGTAGATTTACCCGTCCCTGAACCAGGACCGAACGAGGTACGTGTTCGTCTTCATGCAGCAGGCGTAAACCCCGCGGAAACCTATATCCGGTCAGGGACTTATGCGTTTTTTAAACCGGATCTTCCGTACACCCCCGGCTTTGACGGTGCAGGGATTGTGGATAAGGTGGGGGATGGGGTCTCTCGGTTGCGATCCGGTGATAGAGTCTTTGTCGCTGCCCTATTGGCCCAAAGGAACACCGGAACCTACGCTGAAATGGTCGTCTGTGATGCCGATTCCGTACATCCGCTGCCCGCCTCAATGTCGTTTAGTCAAGGTGCTGCCATCGGAGTCCCTGGTTTGACGGCCTACCGGGCGCTGTTTCAAAGAGGTCGTTTGCAGCCTGGAGAGAGCGTATTCGTACATGGAGCCAGTGGAGGCGTCGGGTTGTTGACGGTGCAGCTGGCGCGGGCTTATGGTGCGTACGTCATCGGATCGGCTGGCTCTGACGCTGGTTTGGAGACGGTCCGGCAAGTAGGCGCACACGAGGCGTTAAATCATTCCGATGACCGTTACCTGGACAAAATTCCAGTGCTCACGGACGGACATGGTGTGGATGTTGTGATAGAGATGCTCGCCAATGTAAATCTGGAAGAGGACGTAAAAATCCTGGCAAAGTACGGGCGTGTCGTCATTGTAGGGAGTCGAGGAAGCATCGAGTTTACGCCACGGCTCGCGATGATGAAAGAAGCGGATGTTCTGGGTACAGCTCTGTGGAATGCACATCACTCCGAGTACACAGCTAGTGTCTATGCGCTCGCTGCCGCACTCGAGACCGGAATTTTGAAACCTGTTGTTGGCAAGGAATATCCACTTTCCGAGGCAGTTCAGGCACACATCGATATTATTCACAGGCAAGGGGCACAGGGGAAAATAATTCTGCGAAGCGAATAA
- a CDS encoding MFS transporter → MAVTCGMAVANLYYNQPLLADIGRTFHTTAQQVGIISMCTQIGYALGMFLFVPLGDMVERRRMILLLLVAVTVSLVGVATAPNMVWMDVASLAVGITTVVPQMLVPLAAHMATPGERGRVIGQVMSGLLIGILLARTVAGFIGGTWGWRSMYWVAACSMLVLAIVLRFLLPESHPETQLKYRQLMKSIGQLIVEQSTLREASIVGAMLFGAFSVFWTVLAFFIGGPPYHYGSQVAGLFGLVGVVGATAAPVSGRLADKFSAKTVVGIATLITLVSFLTFWLFGYHLWGLLLGVILLDLGVQGAQISNQTRIYSLVPEARNRLNTVFMVTYFIGGSIGSSVGSYAWSLWHWTGVCVVGSLMIVMALLVWGAHRVNFHGSARRI, encoded by the coding sequence ATGGCAGTTACGTGCGGGATGGCCGTCGCGAACCTTTATTACAACCAGCCCCTGCTGGCGGATATCGGACGAACCTTCCACACGACGGCACAACAGGTCGGAATCATTTCCATGTGCACACAGATTGGGTATGCACTTGGTATGTTTTTATTTGTGCCTCTTGGCGATATGGTGGAGCGCCGTCGCATGATTTTGCTCCTATTAGTTGCTGTCACCGTTTCCCTTGTGGGTGTTGCGACCGCACCAAACATGGTGTGGATGGACGTGGCAAGTCTTGCTGTTGGCATTACAACGGTCGTACCACAAATGTTGGTGCCTCTTGCCGCACATATGGCGACTCCAGGAGAACGCGGAAGAGTCATTGGCCAGGTGATGAGTGGTCTTTTAATTGGGATTCTCCTCGCGCGCACGGTGGCGGGCTTTATCGGGGGGACTTGGGGTTGGCGGTCAATGTACTGGGTTGCGGCGTGCTCCATGCTTGTGCTGGCGATAGTCCTTCGTTTCTTGCTGCCAGAAAGTCATCCCGAAACACAACTTAAGTACCGTCAACTGATGAAGTCCATCGGCCAATTGATTGTAGAGCAAAGTACACTTCGAGAAGCTTCGATTGTTGGGGCGATGCTGTTCGGAGCGTTTAGTGTATTTTGGACGGTCTTGGCATTCTTCATCGGAGGGCCTCCATATCATTACGGCAGTCAAGTGGCAGGCTTGTTTGGTCTCGTCGGCGTCGTCGGGGCCACGGCTGCACCCGTATCAGGACGCTTAGCGGATAAATTCAGTGCCAAGACTGTCGTCGGCATCGCCACGCTGATTACCCTCGTTTCGTTCCTCACGTTTTGGCTGTTCGGATATCACCTGTGGGGACTGTTACTCGGTGTAATTTTGTTAGACTTGGGTGTCCAAGGAGCACAGATTTCCAATCAAACACGCATTTACAGCCTGGTTCCTGAAGCGCGCAACCGCTTGAACACGGTCTTTATGGTGACCTATTTCATCGGCGGATCGATTGGTTCGTCTGTCGGCAGTTACGCCTGGAGCCTATGGCACTGGACGGGTGTCTGTGTAGTCGGCAGTCTGATGATTGTGATGGCACTATTGGTTTGGGGTGCTCACCGCGTAAACTTCCACGGCAGTGCAAGGAGAATTTGA
- a CDS encoding EVE domain-containing protein has translation MQAEWVADRARFWIGVVSASHVRRGVEGGYAQLCHGKAAPLRQMQPGDWLVYYSPRTEMNQGHSLQAFTAIGMVDDDDVYEYAMSESFVPFRRNIRYVPCREVAISVLLPELNFTRGKQNWGYPFRRGHFEIAREDFLTIAQVMVEGHDEFRFQ, from the coding sequence ATGCAAGCTGAATGGGTAGCTGATAGAGCACGTTTCTGGATTGGAGTCGTATCTGCATCTCACGTGAGGCGCGGTGTAGAAGGGGGATATGCCCAGCTCTGTCATGGCAAAGCAGCGCCATTGCGACAGATGCAGCCTGGTGACTGGTTGGTGTACTATTCTCCACGTACAGAAATGAATCAAGGACATTCGCTTCAGGCGTTCACAGCCATCGGGATGGTGGATGATGATGACGTCTATGAATACGCGATGTCCGAATCGTTCGTCCCGTTCCGTCGAAATATCCGGTATGTTCCCTGCAGGGAAGTGGCTATTTCTGTTCTTCTGCCTGAACTCAACTTCACGAGAGGAAAACAAAATTGGGGCTATCCGTTTCGGAGGGGACATTTCGAGATTGCGCGGGAGGATTTCCTGACAATAGCGCAGGTGATGGTGGAGGGACATGATGAGTTCAGATTTCAGTAA
- the bstA gene encoding bacillithiol transferase BstA — MDNLRYPIGRFERIDKISREQRNDWIQQIAAAPGNLRSAVKDLSTEQLDTPYRPGGWTVRQVVHHLPDSHMNSYIRFKLALTEENPIIKPYMEDRWAQLDDYRDTPIEVSFTLLESLHARWTKLLLNLQDSQFLLTFTNPESGDCLSLETAVGLYAWHGRHHIAQITSLKERMGW; from the coding sequence ATGGACAACTTGCGGTACCCGATTGGAAGGTTTGAACGGATCGACAAGATTTCGAGAGAACAACGAAACGACTGGATACAGCAAATTGCCGCGGCCCCAGGCAATTTGAGGTCTGCCGTCAAGGACCTTTCCACAGAGCAACTCGACACACCGTATCGACCGGGGGGATGGACGGTACGGCAGGTCGTTCATCATCTACCAGACAGCCACATGAACAGCTACATTCGCTTCAAGCTGGCGCTTACTGAGGAGAATCCAATCATCAAGCCATACATGGAGGACCGCTGGGCACAATTGGATGATTACCGAGACACACCCATCGAGGTGTCGTTCACATTGCTCGAATCGCTTCATGCACGATGGACGAAGTTGCTTTTGAATTTGCAAGACTCTCAGTTTCTGCTCACCTTTACCAATCCGGAATCTGGAGATTGTCTGTCCCTCGAAACCGCTGTTGGGCTGTATGCCTGGCACGGGAGACATCACATCGCGCAGATAACATCGCTTAAAGAACGCATGGGGTGGTAA